TGGTGCTGGCCTGCCGGAATGAACAGCTGCCCTTCTTCAATTTCACCCTTGTGAAAAGTGGTCAGGTTCTGCATGAAGAAAGAGGCCCTCAGGAAGGTGTAAGGCATCCCCATTTTTTCCAGATGCTGCTCTATTTTGCGGTGCGGGGACAGCGGGTTGTGCTGGGCACCAATCAGGGACAGAAACACCACCTGTTTGACTCCTGCTTCCTGAGCAGCATGCAGGAAAGGAAAAATCTCCTTGCGGGGGTTGTTGAGGTGGGCAGGGCGCACCAGAAACAGGCGATCCACATCCTGCAGCGCGGCAGCATGGGTTTCTGGGCGCTCAAAATCAAATTCAACAAAGGGAAACAGTGGTCCCATTTTGGCTTTCGCCTGTTCCACATCTGGAACAGCAGCATTGAAAGGGTAACTTCTGGCTTTGAGGTGACGAAGGACATACTCACCGACGTTCCCTGTGGCTCCGGTGACCAGGATCCGTTTCATGTTGTTCCTCGTTTCCAGCAGGGTTTCTGCTGAAATGCGCTTCTTGATGTCAGCGTACTCCCAGAAAGAGGAACCTTTGTCCCGATTTTCACAACTGCCTGGGGCCTTTATCCCGGAACCTTCAAAACCTGGGAATTCGGGCAAAAACAGCCTGAAATGCAGAAAGAGGAACCCCAAAATGTTTCCCCTTTCTGCATCAAACCTGGCTTTCTCTGCAGGCCCCGCAGTCTGTTTTCTTCAGGACAGCACAGGCTCTTTCAGAAACACATCTGGAACCCAGCCCCGGTGGGCTTCCAGCAGGTCATCCACCAGGGACCAGATTTCATCCAGGGTGAGTTCGGTGCTGGTGTGGGGGTCCAGCATGGCTGCGTGGTAGATGTGCTCTTTCTTGCCCGTCAGGGCGGCTTCCACGGTCAGGGATTGCACGTTGATGTTGGTTTGCATCAGGGCGGCAAGTTGAGGGGGCAGTTTGCCAATGCGGGTGGGTTGCAGGCCGTTTCTGTCCACCAGCACAGGCACCTCCACACAGGAATCCAGCGGCAGGTTCTCGATCAGGTGGTCGTTTTGCACGTTGCCATACACCACCCGTGGAATGCCAGTTTCCAGACTGTGAATGATCAGGGAGCCGTATTCCACACTGCGGTGCACCTCCATGGGATGGGTGGGGTCTTCCAGTTGCTTTCTGAGGTCTTCCCAGCCTGCAATCTGGTTGACACAGCGTCTGGGATACTCGTCCAGCGGGATGTTGAAGCGTTCAATCAGTTCAGGATGCTTCTCTTTGATGAAGTAAGGGACGTATTCAGAGAAGTGCTCGCTGGATTCAGTGACAAAGAAGCCCAGTCGGGTCAGCATCTCGTAGCGCACCCGGTTCCAGTCGGGCATTTTCCCGGTGCGGGCGATCTCCTGCAATTGAGGGTACAGGTCTTCCCCATCCCGCTCAAATTTCAAGTAGAAGGCCATGTGGTTGATGCCTGCAGCAATGTAATTGATCTCCTGTACAGGGATGCCCAGATCGTTGGCCAGTTCCTGAGCAGTGTGCTGCACGCTGTGGCACAGCCCAATGGTTTTGATCCTGGTGGCCCGGTTGAGCGCCAGGCAGTTCATCACCATGGGGTTCACGTAATTCAGGTGGGTGACCTCCGGGCACAGGCGTTCCATGTCGCGGGCCATGTCCAGAAACACCGGAATGGTCCTGAGGGCACGCATGATGCCGCCAATTCCGAGGGTGTCTGCGATGGTCTGCCTGAGGCCGTATTTTTTGGGGATCTCGAAGTCGGTGACGGTGGCAGGCTGATACCCCCCCACCTGAATCATGTTGATGGCGTAGTCTGCCCCATCCAGCGCACGTTCGCGGTCCAGTGTGGAGACAATGGTGGGCTGGATGCCCAGGGTCTGGGCCAGCCTGCGGGCCACCACTTCACTGGTGTTCAGGCGCTCCTCGTTGATGTCATAAAGCCGGATTTCGGCATTTGAAAGTTCGGGAAAGCTGAGGATGTCGGTCAGCAGGTTTCGAGCAAACACGGTGCTGCCTGCGCCAATGAAGGTGATCACGGGGTTTCTGGACATGGTTTTCTCCTTTTGGGGAACAGAGGGCTTGAAGGATGGGTTTCTTTTGATCGATCAAATT
This portion of the Deinococcus roseus genome encodes:
- a CDS encoding alpha-glucosidase/alpha-galactosidase, with protein sequence MSRNPVITFIGAGSTVFARNLLTDILSFPELSNAEIRLYDINEERLNTSEVVARRLAQTLGIQPTIVSTLDRERALDGADYAINMIQVGGYQPATVTDFEIPKKYGLRQTIADTLGIGGIMRALRTIPVFLDMARDMERLCPEVTHLNYVNPMVMNCLALNRATRIKTIGLCHSVQHTAQELANDLGIPVQEINYIAAGINHMAFYLKFERDGEDLYPQLQEIARTGKMPDWNRVRYEMLTRLGFFVTESSEHFSEYVPYFIKEKHPELIERFNIPLDEYPRRCVNQIAGWEDLRKQLEDPTHPMEVHRSVEYGSLIIHSLETGIPRVVYGNVQNDHLIENLPLDSCVEVPVLVDRNGLQPTRIGKLPPQLAALMQTNINVQSLTVEAALTGKKEHIYHAAMLDPHTSTELTLDEIWSLVDDLLEAHRGWVPDVFLKEPVLS
- a CDS encoding SDR family oxidoreductase → MKRILVTGATGNVGEYVLRHLKARSYPFNAAVPDVEQAKAKMGPLFPFVEFDFERPETHAAALQDVDRLFLVRPAHLNNPRKEIFPFLHAAQEAGVKQVVFLSLIGAQHNPLSPHRKIEQHLEKMGMPYTFLRASFFMQNLTTFHKGEIEEGQLFIPAGQHHTALIDARDIAEVATVSLIQPGHEYKAYDLTGPEALDYQQVADVLSSTLGRRIQHIDPSFPEWVRHWKGRGASWEHIMTLTAIYTTARLGFGSKPREDLSNVLGRPAVSFERFAAEHRSSWAIKREGSLSAST